One Ostrea edulis chromosome 6, xbOstEdul1.1, whole genome shotgun sequence genomic window, AACTATGTCAAAGGAATCACCAGGAAATATCCCTGGTTTTACAACACCATTTGTTGTTTCTGCAAAAAAAGCAAAGAAAAGAGGAAGAAGCTCTGGTGGTATTTTAGTATACACAAAACCAAATTTGCGACAACATGTCAAAATGTTAAAAGGAAGTGATTCCACATTATGGATTAGAATAGACTCAGAGAATGTAGGGTTACAGATGAAGAAACCATTATTCTGTTGTTTTTACTATATTAAACCCTACTGCAGGAAAGATTTCTCAGAAACTGTATTTAATCAACTTGAAAATGAAGTTGTTGAATTTATGAAAGAAGGGGAAGTTCTTTTGTGTGGCGACTTTAATGCCAGAACAGGGGGATTAACTGATTACCTGTCATCAGATGAAATAAGACAAACTTTCTCAGATTGCCCAGTACCTAACTGTTATACACCAGACATAAATCTCCCCCGCAATTATTTAGACAAACAATCAAATATCCATGGTGAACTTCTTACTAAAATGTGCAAGTCATCTCATCTACGGATGTTAAATGGCAGATTTCTTGGTGATTCCTTGGGTTTCTATACTTTTTTCAATTCTAATGGCAAAAGCACAGTGGATTATATGTTAGCATCTAATACTTTGTATCACAAgataatttatttcaatgttgataCACCAAATGAATTGTCTGATCACTGTATTATTTCTACTAGTTTAAGACTAGAGAAGCCATGTCTGAATCACCAGAAAGATCTTGAAGAAAACTGTAATCATATTGGTGGTAATTTCTTGTGGTCAGAAGATTGTAAAGATAAATATGTCCAAGCCTTAGTTGAACCAGAATCAACAATAAGTATTATGAGCCTTTTTACAGACTTGGATGATGAAAATAACTCAGATATTGATACATTAGTACAAAAATTAACAACAATTTATACTGAAGCAGGTCTTAAAACTGTGAAATTTAGGGATAATAGCAGTAAAACTTGTAGACGTACAAGACATATCAAACCTAAGAAAGAATGGATGTCAAATAACTGCTTAATGCTGAGAAGGGAAGTTAGAAATCTTGgtaaaaaacttcaaaaatcaCCAGATAATTGTTATTTACTTCATGCATTTTCACAAGCTAAAAAACAATTCCACAAAATGTGTAAGCAATTAAAATCTGGTTTTTATAAATCTGTAGCAAACACTATTAATGAACTAAACCCTAATTGCACCaaaaaattttggaactctttaAAGTCAAACATGCAAAACCATATTGAGGCAGAGTCACCTATAAAACTATCTGAATGGGTTAACCATTTTCATACTCTATTAAATTCTCATGATTATGACACAGATATGGACATTCGTTGTGAAGTCGGAAAAAATAACCCTTTAGATTTTCCATTTACGCCTAAAGAAGTGCAAGTAGGAATATCAAGCTTGAAATCTGGAAAATGCTCTGGTCTGGACCTTATTCcaaatgaatttattaagatAAGTGCTGATGTTTTTCTGCCTATACTGGTTAAACTTTTTAACAAAATTCTTCAGACTGGCAGAATGCCAGAGTTATGGAACCTCTCATTAATTACAACTTTGTACAAGTCTGGTGATCCAGGAAATTGCAGTAATTATAGAGGATTAAGTGTAACAAGTTGTCTTGGTAAACTTTTTAACAGATTACTCCAAACACGTCTTAATAATTATTTAGAATCTGGAGGATTATTAAGTCACTTTCAGGCAGGATTTAGGAAAGGATATCGTACAACAGATAACATTTTCATCCTAAAAACTTTAATGAACAAATACTTGTTTAAAAGAAAGAAGGAATTATTTTTATGCTTCGTTGATTTTTCAAAAGCTTTTGATACTGTATGGAGACCAGCTctattgtataaaattttaaaaaagggaATTGGTGgaaattttttcaatattataaaacatatgTACTCTACTACAAAATGTGCTGTAAGACAGGGAAATTTATGTAGTAACTTTTTTAATACTACATTAGGAGTTAAACAGGGGGACAATTTAAGTCCtactttatttaatatttttgttgatgactttgaaaattactttgataAAGTAGTAACTTATCCTGCATCTTTAGGTGATATAACTTTTAATCACTTATTTTTTGCTGATGatcttgttttattatcagaGTCAGCTGAAGGCCTCCAAAATTGTATAGAcactctttcaaaatattgtatagaaTGGAAGTTGCATGTAAACTTAGAAAAAACAAAGGTTATGGTTTGTTCTACCAGGAAAACAAAGATCAATTATGGATTTTATTATAACAATTCTACTATAGATGTAACTGATAagtacaaatatcttggtataattttacaatcaaatggCAATTTAAAACATGCCTGTGCGGATCTTGCTGctagagccagaaaagcttactttgcCTTGAAGCGTAAACTACCTTTTGGCTCTGATCTCTCACCAAACTTGTGGTTAAAACTATATGAATCAATTATTGTCCCAATTTTAACATACTCCTCAGAAATTTGGATCTCTGACTTTAATGCAAaccccaataattttgataaaactccttttgaaaaaattcagaattttatcTTGAAAAACATCTTAGGTGTACATAATAAAGCATCAAACTtggcaacaaaaatggaattagGTGTTCTCCCTATTCATGCCAAAATATACCAGCTTGCTATTAAATACTATTCTAGATTGGAAAATTTAGCAAaatctaatgataatcacaatgTTTTACTAAGGAATGCTTACTTGGAAGATGTACACTTGgctagtgaaaataaaaaatgctggcaaacttgtataaaatcaatacaaaagatgttaaatgttaacgttgacactgaatgtaaaatgtttattcctaaacttaaaaaattctttgaaaataaattcttttctgaACTTCAACATATTAACAACACTCAAAGTGGTAAGCTCTcattttatagtacattattCAACCATGATGTTATGAAACTAGAAATCCAACCATATTTATGTCTTCCACTTCCTAAGAATTTAGTTTCTTATCTTACCAAATTAAGAATAAGTGCACATAAGTTGTATGTAGAAACAGGTCGATATTGTAATCCGGTCATTCCtagagaaaatagattttgttttcattgtcaaactattgttgaagatgaaaaacattttttacttgattgtcctgtgtatgaacatattagaaaaatgcattcaaaactactagatattaataccttattttgtttactaaatccacataaccttgtatctacaaaacaaacctgtctatacatcagagactgttttaatgttagaaataagttttcaacagtttgatattttgtaatgtatcaatatatatgtgtatctatgtatggctaacaacacattcttatataatgtgctttagtgccaataaagaattgaattgaattgaattaaaggtcaagtacggtgattttcctaaaacttgagttttatacagaaaaatgtctgtcgtacacttatggattaatttccttggcaattttgataaaaatcacttggcatgaattacacggcgctatcaaacttttacctgagcggtcgataaatgtgttgtgacgtgagttatcgctcgtagcttatgacgtcatctgagacaaacTTTCGACTGCATTGATagggttttatagtgtttacatagaaaagtcttgtatttatggtacaatgcgctgctttgaactgcaatgtgaaatcGGGACAGGGATTAAGTATATTTCTTTTCCCAAAAGATGCTAAATTTCTAAGAATTTGGatactgaaactgaaaagagacactgagatttgtgacaagccacgaggatcagtgagtgacactttaattaacgaggatcaggtttccatcatcctgtttgactccaaacaaagtgcaaagtgatgattaactggacattctacaaaacaagtggagggatgtattttaattatataaaaaggtTCAACCCAAAAAGGGGGGATGCACGCAATCTCTACATCCACCACAGAATGCTTTAAtgcgacattgtattcaatgggtttgcgattgcacataaaaattaatgtcacccattacctagttcgaattgattttatttcttttattaaatgaaatatctttcgaatattgtcgtactcgtactatatttataagggactcatcgtcatcatttcatttcttcactatatatatatattgaaaaaataaaatatagtaaaaatggaaatgaatttaattttaaaaacccattttgataaaaccttatttattgcgaggtcagtccaatttccaaagcttttttttttcaagttcattatgaaaacaagtacaagttttccttttcctaatatGCTACATTCCTAATgtgctacatatatatcatgaatcattaaggcaaaatttcacacctcaaaatgctacaattcattaactttgtgccgtaatatatcaatttcgcatttgacgtgtgttgtgaagaaattacatgtactaataggcctaatttacattttatgataatgCATCTACATTTAGatgtttttggggttttttttaaaaggggggggggtgcaaataacgttgtgcacaataagtttttttcttttgttgttcttttttcaaGAAGGGATTTTTCAGTTAAGtatatatctagctaaacacattataatttgaatctgatcaatctcatacaaataaatcccataataaaaaaaaatacaaacgtgagagtcaatctagttaattaaatacgctcacaatcgctacaatagagtatacggcgagtatctatgaagtctgattttgattagcctCGATTGTGTAAAACacaaaggttatcttttgatagaacattttttttccaatattattcccaattttctatggactggcccggtaaataatttctaaatgagaTTCCAATGAGATATAAATTTGTcgaacatataaatgtatatatcatataaatattactaTCTGATGGTTTCGAAACGGTTGTAGGTACAAACATTATAAAGGTTGAATCCCTAAACTCAAGTGTATCTACGGTATTTCATCGTCACTATCCACGATGTTGCTAAAACTGGcaatttctcacagaaattaaaacgatgatatacaggcgtcaacaactacaattgtctcagatgacgtcataagaaagGGTGACaatcccttcattcgtttctataaacaacgtttattttgcgcatttacctggatttaaaaaaaaaataaacacatcaataaacttttcaaaacgggttttaatgaattataagctttattttcaaatctatttttattacacttgacctttaaagatagacagtgaaggtacattttttttaaattactattttaaatttacaataatatatatcattaaatgtatgaatatatacaagtcgccgttttatacgttttaattttcacccactaatatttcgcttagtatttatttctttgttttatcacacgtaGGTGCACGGTGGCACAAAGGAGACACAGATGTCAGATACAGGTATGCACttagatcctccgtggacttaaaggtctacctcgctcagaaaatgaagacttcagaggtgccgacaattttaaaggtccaccgtgttttatttttaaaattttagtttACGAGGTGGATGttcaaaaaatccatttttctaattagttactataattactcaagtttaaccaaaattatacagtggtctctctctttttttttatcgtcagttaatatcaattttaatggaaattgatacgaatagatatatgcaacttgaaaatataaactcgtctttgagATAGACGGTAAAACAATACTATTTGCTGTGGTCTTTTCACTGaaaggaattttaatttttgatcacgatttttcaattatatccAATATAGCGGGGGAAAATAGTAAAGTGTTATGTAGTGGTGAAAGGggatatatcacaaatttaaacatcgtgatagaaaatatacaagttcctagtattttaacaattgtgatttacaaccagaataagcccaaaaaatatatattaacctatgcgtccattttttgtgtattacactgtgattctcataacgtcaacacCATGATTTTATATCgcttttctgttgaaaaacaacacaaagtttaaacgactgtaaaacgaaaactagaaaagatatagttgtaaaataaattgttctataacctataaatcctagagcattcactgtgaaagtctcatttattttggcgaaagggtcaattttagtactttgtggctctggttctttcttaccgattgttaggccgttcttggcacactgattttgactacagattactccatttacctgatcaagacatagggcacACGACGGATATggtcggtcgacaggggatgcttattcctgctaggcacctcatcccacccctggtatacccagaggtccgtgttggtccaactctttattttgcattccttgtggcagttatgagattgatcacttgttcgttgTCTTTGGCTTTCTGTTAAAGATTGTTATTATGAGGTAGACCTTGAAGGATGAGGACCCTAGGGTAATGGTTACTGACTTCCAGAAACAGCCGAAACACTcttaatattttatgaaattgacATCATTAAGAACGCAAGGTACTGAAGGTCTAGCTGTTATATATCGTCTAATGACAATATATACTCTACCGTCCGTGGTTTTTGCACCTTTGTTTACGCTGGGTGTATTTAATGACAGAAACTTATATAATGAGGACTCTCtggaaaatcaataaaattccTATATTTCTTCTCAGCAATGAATTATGAATGATATTAGATGACCAAACAATGCCAACTCTTATTCTCAGTTCCTTTACTCGCCTGATTACTAGCATTGTCTGAGAGATTATTTCATCAAATTAGAAttaaaaattaaagattttcGTGAGGAAacaaattgttttattgttggTTGCTTTTTTATATTAGAAATTATTCTATTCCCATCAGGACATAAAATAGTcgtatacattttaaaatgcaaACGTTGTTTACACATGGGGTTAACTAAATAATACTCGGGTTCTGGAATTGATAGATTGTAATCACCAAGCAAAATCTAAATATGCATGTTAGTAGGAGGTTTTCAGAAATATTGGATTTCGGATTGTAATCGGTGCGGCTAAATCAATAACCCTAGCCGATAGTTCTGCTATAACAAACATTCATTAAAcacaatttcatttaaaacctatgataattgttttcatttaatcAGTGTGTTCAAAGGAGCGTGAGATCTTTTTCTGTACAGCTCCATATTAATTCTTTCATGAAATAACAACTTGATGGAACATTTGTGTATTCATAAATGACATCAATCAAAAGACAATTTGtgtaattatgtaaatataaacaagacTATTTTGGATAATTTATCAATCACTTAATTTTCAGTATTTAGGATGGTTGAACGTGCGCTACCTTAAGAGATAGGACGTTGATGATTTAAGATAAAAATGGCATTTCCATTTGAAAATGCATTTCCTTAACACGATGAATTAATTTTTCAGTCTTTTAAAAACGTTTCGACACTATCCGCATTTGGAATATAATGGATGTAGAGCATTCAGGTGTTTATACCGTAGGGAATTGTCTAAGCTTACGATTCAAACTGGATCAGTctgtatttcaataaatattcaaacCCATTAATTTCGCATTACCAAACACTTTATTCTTCACAGATTatctaattttttattttaagattGAAATCTATGATAAAATGAATTGACACTTGTTAGCAGTTCATATGTCAAGCAAACGACATCCGTGAACCACGCTTCGGTAGAGATGTTTGCTTCTAGACATTGAAAAGGTTACAAGTTAAGCCGCTGATTTAGCGGAACGCGTCACTGCGCAAGTGCGGTTTTCCAGATTATGATCTATAGAAAAGATAGGTGGAATGAGATCAATGCTTTTCGGATAAGGGGTATTTCTACCTTGGACTTTAAAGTAAGCGGACATGTCCTTTCTGTTTTGACAATGCATTCTAAAATATACTTGTCATGAGTCTAATACAaggaataaataattttcttttgttagTCTTCCAAGtggatcagtttttaaaataaataaaggatTTTCTTTCAGTAGTGGGTCAGCGAAGGTTTGGAATatgactttatttttcattatgaaaacaatttaaaacaagaggAACAGACAGCTAGAGGATATTCTGCGAAAATATCTCCTGAATATAACTTCTGTGGAAATATGAAGTGGCTGCATTATGTTAGTTTGTGTGTAATGTTAATGGATGGAGTTTTATCGGCTAATATCACAGAGGTGGAGACCTTGTATAGTGACTTAATGTCAAGCTACAACAAATACGTGCGACCACTGACATCGACAAGTGATCCTATGTATGTGAATGCTACTTTTCATCTCGTCGGAATTAAGGAATTTGATGAAGTGAATGGCAAGTTTTCTGTGATCGGGTTTTTCACCATTAAATGGTCAGATTCACGCATAACGTGGAATCCATTCTCTCACAATCATGTCTATGTCATGGAGCTTCCAGAAGCCAAAGTCTGGGTTCCCAGCCTCACACTTGTCAACCCATACGACAGCATCGAAACTCTTGCGAAAGGGATATTCCCCGTCACATACACGTATGACGGAACAGCTTATTGGTCCCCTGGTGACGTCATATCAAGCGGATGTGAGGTAGACGTCACATATTATCCTTTTGATACCCAGTCCTGCGGCATGATGCTGATGTGTTGGGGGTTTGCTCCGACTGCCATCGTAACACAAGCAGAGGACATCGAGATCAACATGGACTATTTTTCGGAACATGGAACGTGGGAACTACTGGATAAAAAACTGAATACTCATCTAGATCCTTTTCTTTCTTACATTagtattgatataaaaatgaaaaggcGTCCAGCGTTTGCCGTCATTAACATTGTCCTTCCGATGGTTTTCATGGTGGTTTTGAATTTACTAGTATTTGTTTTACCTGTGGAGAGCGGTGAGCGCGTGTCCTACTCCATCACCGTGCTTCTTGCGATCGCCGTGTTTTTAACACTTGTGGGTGACAACCTGCCAAAAACATCAAAACCGACCGCCATGTTGTCGTACTTCCTTCTGACAGATTTGGTACTGAGCTCTATGATCTGTGTCTTTGTTATTCTTGGGTTGACTATCTATTACAAGGACGACTCTGAAAAACCCGTACCCAAAATAATCGCAAGAATCGTGAAATTGTACTGTCATCAACGAAAATGTGCAATACGATCTAAGGACAAGACGGCCGTAGAGGCCTTCAATGAAAATTCTACGAACAAGAAGTTTCCATTTCGTGATCAAGATGAAGGTGAAGATGAAGAAAAGGTGACATGGAAAATGGTATCCAGTTGTTTCGATAAAATGTTATTGATGGTTTGTCTTCTAGCCATTATCATATCGACAGTGCTATTTTTTGTTCTCACGATGTGATGAGACTCCACAACTGCTTATTTCGGACAATGTGATACAACTACACAGCAATGCTATTTGTTGTTCTGATGAGGGGATGAAACTGTACTGCAGGTTCACTTCTCGGAACTTTCCCCATCTGGTGGACTGTGTGTATTGTTGTGAACTAGAAAACTCTTCCCAATGTCAGAGGAATTCAATTTGACTATAGTATCTGTCCACCCCACCAATTCTGATCTTAAATTGAAAAGTCGAGCAAACGcgaaattcaaaatttgtcttatattttcattcttttggaAGACTTGGGTCTTATATTTTGATACGCAGTTCGGTTATTTGAAAATGCATGGTTGAAGATATAATTCaatcaaattaattttattttctgtcacATGCTACATGATGTTATTCCAAAGGGCATTTATTTCGATTAATAGGCATATTGGTGCTTGCGTTACATTTCAAACAAAAGGTCATCGGGTCATGGGATTTAAAGGTCACGGGGTCATGGGATTTAAAGGTCACAGGGTCATGGGGTTTAAAGGTCACAGGGTCATGGGATTTAAAGCGGGAGGAGGGTAACTGATAATTGTGCCCTACCCCTATTTCTTCAAGCCTGTAGTTTCTCGAGTTGATGCCGTTTAGTTGGTATAGCACTGCTGTTACAGTcatttatctctctctctctctctctctctctctctctctctctctctctctctcctatttACCATACATATatctttcatttatttatagATGTAATGTGATAAACTAAAGGACCCGGGAAAGATGATACACTACTGGTACTTGATCTTTACACAATAGTGTCGTTAACTGCCTTTCTTATTCTTATCGACGAACTAATTACTGTTATACGTTAAGAGTTTATTCAGACAATAAGCAATAATCGACTGTAGATCAGCACGACTTTCAAATAGATTTTAGCTTTCATATGGTCTAGTAATTATTTACTCTACCTTTCGAGTGTACACAGAAAATAAGGAACAAAGAAACTATTAAAAGATTTTTCGAGTTTAGTCTTGATCTGCtaaacattcttttaaaagtCTGAAATCCACCTTTGTCAAAAATGGATGTATCTTAAGCATCCATGGCTATCCATGGAGACACATTATCTTTCTAATTGTAAATTCGCTTGAATCTTTTGTCCTTTACAAAACTTTTCTTTCTACATATTGACCAAACTATGAGGGGTATATCAATACGCACACACATGTAGAAAATTACAGTAAATTAGAAATGAGAGGAAAATCAATCCCCTTTGTTAACAATTTAAATAGTAGTCTATAATTTCTTTGATGCTGTATACATGTAGGATGGAGGAATATTTCGTATCATTTCAATCTAATCTACTGATAAATAGACATCCAAAAGGAAAATAATCTTTAACATGAGTTATAATGACAATCTTCCCTTTGAATTAGATCCAAGACTCTAGGGAATCTACATTGTACCATTACTGGAAGTTCATTCTTAGTCACACTAGGAATGAGGGCACTTTAAATACGTGACTGTCGCTCTTTATGTTTCCTGTGGGAACACAATTTTAATGTTACCTTTTCATATCATGTTTTTCTGCACGGAGTGGAATGGAAGATAAATTGTAATTACACACTGTGGTACATATAAGCACCGTGTCTTATTTTCTACATCAAACGCAAGCGATAAAATAGCAAACAGCGCGATAGTacactttaaaaaataatgttattttacTATACAAAAGGAGACACTCCAAacacaaaatgtacatgtgaaatatattaaCTCTTTTCTGCGTGACTAATTCTACGATCCTCTATATTTTTCAATCTCTATTTGTGTTGCAGATTTTACTgatcataaaaaatatgtttatttgaACTCTTCAATGCACTGTATAAAGGTAGTTGTTTGCTGATACATTGCATTTTAAGGTATATAATTTTGCGATACGTCATCGTCAGATACCCACGATGAATTACGGTTTGTTCCACTATCAGCCGTGGGTCCATTTACATACAGTCGTTCTCGTGAATGATGGTTTAAGTTTACTGCCTATTTGCTAATCGTTGTAAGAACCGAATTCGTATGTATTAGAAGTAGTGCCTCGTATTACTTTATCCTCACTATCACAGCAATATTGTGTAGAAATGGTCTTGCTGTCGGTCTTCCCCGAGCGACCAATAAAATCGCCTCGTTAATTattcttaaggtagctcattacactaaatttttatttaaaacacctcttatgaagtatgatttcaccatcgacaAAATGTTGCAAGCTCTCAAGTATTTTGTATGAATTTTTGGTGATTTATCCcggtatgataaaaaaaaaggtaCTTTTTTGCTAATAAGATACTatagagtccaaatttcattgtgatttgatgcataatgggaatatctaagaaaacatggctaaacgactcagatagacgttccaattttttaaataaaaaatatttatgaagattttatctgtagattaaaaaaatattaacaaataatgtttttaattttcataaatattttttttttttttaaaattagaaagtttatatctgaatattttaggcattttttattagatattcatatcgtGCACCAAATCCCAGAAAAATTTGGACTCCAgtatctcttatttgcaaacaaaacaacattttcATCATTCCGTGAAAACTCCCAAAAAAGTCATAAAATAAATGAGAGCTTGCATCACTCTTTTGATGTTGAAATTAtgcttcataagaggtgttttaaggagccattaaataaaattttagtgtaatgagctaccttaagaaCAAAGGAATTTGATATGAATGGACTCGCGGGTGATGGAGCGAAGTGTAATCAAGCGTGGACTTACGACGATGGTGACACATACGGAGAAGAAACTGCAATCCAATTCCTTAAAAACAAATGACGAGACACCTTCCGTAATTTTGTCTATGGTTGGATTGACTCGGATCTAATTAATTAGATTATAATCTAAGAGACCCCTGGTTTTAAATGACAATCTGTTGACTGAATTTTATTTGTGCAGTTGTCTCTCTGTTGGTTTGTTGGTTTGTATTGTTATACATGTTAATTGTTATCAATCACTAATTGTTTATTGGTAAGGGTTCATCTGCTGCAGAACGACGCACAGATCAGCAAATATTAATATCCACGGAATTCGtaatataacatattttggagTTTTAATAAAATTTCCAAGAGAACATGGTCTTGAGCTttttattgaatcagaattagGTGATGCGCTATACTCATTACACAATCTCCTAAAATATCTCTCagattggttggttgtatattatttaatgttTCACTCGTAAATTTTTCAtgcatatggagacgtcaccattgttggtgaagggctgcaaaatttaggcctatgctcggcgcttatggccattgagcagggagcggtctttatcgtgctacacctgctgtgacacggggcatcggtttttgcggtctcatccgaaggaccgctccatttaatcgcctcttacgacaaacaaggggtactggggaccaaAGTTAACGACacacaattaatttaatattaagactcatttaattttatttcataccaAGACCATGGTTTGTCAGAATTacgtaattacatgtacttattaataCTATCTGATAATTCCAGTTCCATACTGTCagatatatatgaaataacatatcaaagaaaatttgcattccataatttttacatgtacttgttcaCATATTTAGATAACAGAATATATCTTCAAATTTGTTAAAGACAGAAGTAAATTATAAATAGGTGCAAGTGAATTAAAagtaatgtaaataaataaattcgcAAAAGACTTGAAGAGAGTTTAAAATTAATAGTCCCCCACCGCAACGTGTGTCTGCGTGGATGCGTCCGTcccacttgactttgtggac contains:
- the LOC125645787 gene encoding neuronal acetylcholine receptor subunit alpha-2-like: MKWLHYVSLCVMLMDGVLSANITEVETLYSDLMSSYNKYVRPLTSTSDPMYVNATFHLVGIKEFDEVNGKFSVIGFFTIKWSDSRITWNPFSHNHVYVMELPEAKVWVPSLTLVNPYDSIETLAKGIFPVTYTYDGTAYWSPGDVISSGCEVDVTYYPFDTQSCGMMLMCWGFAPTAIVTQAEDIEINMDYFSEHGTWELLDKKLNTHLDPFLSYISIDIKMKRRPAFAVINIVLPMVFMVVLNLLVFVLPVESGERVSYSITVLLAIAVFLTLVGDNLPKTSKPTAMLSYFLLTDLVLSSMICVFVILGLTIYYKDDSEKPVPKIIARIVKLYCHQRKCAIRSKDKTAVEAFNENSTNKKFPFRDQDEGEDEEKVTWKMVSSCFDKMLLMVCLLAIIISTVLFFVLTM